The Candidatus Rubidus massiliensis DNA segment ACAGATGTTTCCGATAATTAATGCCATTAATAACCATGCAAAGCGTAAATTTGTGGCAAAATTTAAATGGGTTATTTCTGAAAAAAGATTACTAATTAATATAACGAGTAAAATAATCGGTATTATAAATTTGATACAAATTTGCAAAAGAGTTGGAATTGATTCGTCAAAAACTTGTAAAGTTTTTGAATAAGCAAAACTCAAAATTAATCCTAACGCTCCAATTAACATATTAGTTCCTAAAACCATCGGAGCTAAGGCATCAATAATGTGTGAGCCATTTCCCATGCAAAAAAATAATGAAAAACTCATTAAAATTATAAGAGTAATTCCAACGGCTTTTTTTCTGTCTATTCTAAACTCTTCTTCTACGTTTCCAACTATACACTCTACAATGGAAAAGACTCCTGTAATGCCAGCAATAAAAATACAAAAGAAGAAGATCGTGCCAATTATTGGTTCAAAAAAACCAAATGATTTTAAAATTTTAGGAAACAAAATGAAGCCTATTTCAAATGTGGAATCACTTTTTATTATTTCGCTAAAGGGAATATTTTGAACATAACTGATATGGGATAAACAACCGAAAATGGCAATTCCAGAAATAAAAGAAACAAAAAAATCACCAAAGGCCACTAAACACATAGCCTTAACTATATTTGTGTTTTTTTGGGTATGTCTAGAGTATCCTATAATGATTCCAAGTCCCAAAGACAGGCTAAAAAATAACTGCCCAAATATATCTCTCCAAAGTTGAGGTTGATATAGCTTTTCAAAATCTGGTTTCAAATAGTAATAAAATGCATTAATTCCCCCGGGTAACAAGCAAGATACTATGGCAAATATTAGAATAATCAAAACCATTATAGGCATAAAAAAAGAGCAGATTTTTTCAATCCCATCTTGGACGCGTCTTGTTAAGACGTACCATGTACTCAAACAGACGACAATTGTTGAAAAAAGTATTGGAAAGGAGATTGTCCCAAATTCTGAAATTGATGGAGTTAAGTGTAAAAAGTCATGTAAAAAAAAATATTGCGTATCTTCTGGGATTGACTTTGTCGCTGCAAAAAAGGTGTAAGATACTGCATAACCTGTTAAGACGATGTAAAAAGCTCCGATTGTTATACAAGCTATGACGGATAGCCAGCCAATCATTTTTAAACGAGGAATACCTGTTTTTATGAAGGTAGTAATTAAAGGTAATTTCCACTTATAGCCTATTTTACCTTCTAAAATCAACATTGGAATCCCTAATAAAAAAAGAGCGAAAAAGTATGGGATTAAAAAAGCCCCACCTCCATTTTTATAAACTTGAGCGCTAAAGCTTAATACATTAGCGAAACCGACAGCCGAGCCTATTAAAGCCCAAATGTAACCTGTCTGGCTTTTCCATGTTGAATTCGATATTTGAGACATAAGGGTTTTCCGTGAAATTAAAAACAATAATGATAGATAATTTAATTATTAATTTAAATTATCTTTTAAAAATTAAAGACATTAAGAGGGATTTATTACTTAAAAAATTTAAACAATATATATATCGATAAATTAGGCTAATTGGGCTTGAAATGATAGTTTTTTAGCAGCTTCTACTACATCCTCTCTTTTTCCAAATGCACTTAACCTTAAGAAGTTTTCTCCGGATGATCCAAATCCGATCCCGGGAGTTGTGATCAAATGATATTCATTTAAGAAATAATGAAAATAATTCCATGAAGAAATTCTTTTATTACGTATCCATAAATAGGGTGCATCCCTCCCTCCATAAACTTCTATTTCTGTATTGAGGATTGCAGACTTAAGGATATTTGTGTTTTCAAGATAATAGCTAATTGTTTTATTCATACATTGAAAAATGTTTTCTTCTAATAAGGCTAAGCCGGCAGCTTGTGCGATATTTGAAGCTCCATTAAAAATTGTACACACTGTCCTTTTCCAATCTTGCCAAAGACATAAGCCATTATCATACACTAAATGTTTTGGTACAACAGACCATCCTAGACGAATTCCTGTAAAACCTGCCATTTTAGAAAATGAATTTATTTCTATAGCAACGAGCTTACTACCATCTATTTCATAAATAGATTTAGGGGTTTGTGGGTCTTGAATGAAACTCGCGTATGCAGCATCGTAAACTAATAATGTTTTGGTTTGAATTGCCCAATTAACAATATCTTGTAATTGCTGCCTTGTTAAAGCTGTACCTGTTGGATTATTAGGAGAACAAAGGTATAACACATCAACATTTGGCAAATCTTTAATAGGTGGAAAAAAATTGTTTTCAGGAATACAAGGAATATATTTAATTTCCCGTACACCTTGCAAGATACTTCCATCAACATAAACAGGATAAGTTGGATCTTGTACACCAATAACACAATGAGGACCTAGCAAAATTTGTAAACGTCCAATGTCGCATTTAGCGCCATCAGAGATAAAAATTTCTTCAGGATTAATCAAGTTATTATAAAAAGTATTTGCTATCTTTTCTCTAAGTGCCACTATTCCTTGCTCTGGTCCATACCCACTATAAAATTGATTTTGATTTAACCCCTCAACATATTCTTTTATTTTATCTGTTAACTCATTACTTAAAGGTACAGTTGTATCACCTATACCTAAATTAATTAATTTAACACCCGGATTACTTTTGAGAAATTCGTCTTTACACGCTTGAATTTGTGGAAATAAATAGTTGGAAGATAATCTCGTAAAAACATCATTTCTTTTTATCATAATCTACTCATTTGAAAATCGGAAGAGGAGGGATTTGAACCCCCGGTTGGTTGCCCAACTTCTGTTTTCGAAACAGATGCAATCGGCCACTCTGCCACTCTTCCATTAAAAGTTGGGTAAATATAGCAAATAAAAAACAAAAAGTTAAAGGTTTTTAAATCTTATTATAAAAAAAATGTTTGCAATTTTACTAGCAAATGATCAGATTGCGAATAAAGTTTAAAGTTTGGACTTGTTATAAATTCTTGTCATAATAACAAAGTTTCAAATCTAAAATAATATGTTTAGTACTT contains these protein-coding regions:
- a CDS encoding Na+-dependent transporters of the SNF family protein is translated as MSQISNSTWKSQTGYIWALIGSAVGFANVLSFSAQVYKNGGGAFLIPYFFALFLLGIPMLILEGKIGYKWKLPLITTFIKTGIPRLKMIGWLSVIACITIGAFYIVLTGYAVSYTFFAATKSIPEDTQYFFLHDFLHLTPSISEFGTISFPILFSTIVVCLSTWYVLTRRVQDGIEKICSFFMPIMVLIILIFAIVSCLLPGGINAFYYYLKPDFEKLYQPQLWRDIFGQLFFSLSLGLGIIIGYSRHTQKNTNIVKAMCLVAFGDFFVSFISGIAIFGCLSHISYVQNIPFSEIIKSDSTFEIGFILFPKILKSFGFFEPIIGTIFFFCIFIAGITGVFSIVECIVGNVEEEFRIDRKKAVGITLIILMSFSLFFCMGNGSHIIDALAPMVLGTNMLIGALGLILSFAYSKTLQVFDESIPTLLQICIKFIIPIILLVILISNLFSEITHLNFATNLRFAWLLMALIIGNICVTLTEKKRLSHKLYSN
- the dapL gene encoding LL-diaminopimelate aminotransferase, with protein sequence MIKRNDVFTRLSSNYLFPQIQACKDEFLKSNPGVKLINLGIGDTTVPLSNELTDKIKEYVEGLNQNQFYSGYGPEQGIVALREKIANTFYNNLINPEEIFISDGAKCDIGRLQILLGPHCVIGVQDPTYPVYVDGSILQGVREIKYIPCIPENNFFPPIKDLPNVDVLYLCSPNNPTGTALTRQQLQDIVNWAIQTKTLLVYDAAYASFIQDPQTPKSIYEIDGSKLVAIEINSFSKMAGFTGIRLGWSVVPKHLVYDNGLCLWQDWKRTVCTIFNGASNIAQAAGLALLEENIFQCMNKTISYYLENTNILKSAILNTEIEVYGGRDAPYLWIRNKRISSWNYFHYFLNEYHLITTPGIGFGSSGENFLRLSAFGKREDVVEAAKKLSFQAQLA